A section of the Malania oleifera isolate guangnan ecotype guangnan chromosome 2, ASM2987363v1, whole genome shotgun sequence genome encodes:
- the LOC131147918 gene encoding ABC transporter F family member 1 produces MVSDASKKKAAQKKAAAAAKRGGKSAAAASSKAAAVNAQNGSGVDKLANGIGSIEISDRTCTGVLCSHPLSRDIRIESLSVTFHGHDLIVDSELELNYGRRYGLLGLNGCGKSTLLTAIGCRELPIPDHMDIYHLTREIEASDMTALEAVISCDEERLKLEKEAEALAGQDDGGGEALDRIYERLEAMDASTAEKRAAEILFGLGFNKKMQAKKTRDFSGGWRMRIALARALFMNPTVLLLDEPTNHLDLEACVWLEETLKKFDRILVVVSHSQDFLNGVCTNIIHMQNKKLKIYTGNYDQYVQTRSELEENQMKQYKWEQEQIASMKEYIARFGHGSAKLARQAQSKEKTLAKMERGGLTEKVVRDKILVFRFTDVGKLPPPVLQFVEVTFGYTPDNLIYKNLDFGVDLDSRVALVGPNGAGKSTLLKLMTGDLIPLDGMVRRHNHLRIAQFHQHLAEKLDVELSALQFMMKEYTGNEEEKMRAAIGKFGLTGKAQVMPMKNLSDGQRSRVIFAWLAWRQPHMLLLDEPTNHLDIETIDSLAEALNEWDGGLVLVSHDFRLINQVAQEIWVCENQAVSRWEGDIMGFKEHLRSKAGLSD; encoded by the exons ATGGTGTCCGACGCTAGCAAGAAGAAGGCGGCGCAGAAGAAGGCCGCGGCGGCCGCCAAGAGAGGAGGGAAGTCTGCAGCTGCTGCGTCGTCAAAGGCAGCAGCGGTAAACGCGCAGAACGGTAGCGGCGTCGATAAATTAGCGAACGGAATCGGGTCTATTGAGATTTCCGATCGGACTTGCACTGGGGTTCTTTGTTCACATCCTCTCTCACGAGATATACGC ATTGAGTCTTTATCAGTTACATTTCATGGACACGATCTTATAGTTGATTCTGAATTGGAGCTCAATTATGGCAG ACGCTATGGTTTGCTTGGATTGAATGGCTGTGGGAAATCTACTTTGCTCACTGCAATAGGGTGTCGAGAACTCCCCATCCCAGATCATATGGATATTTATCACCTCACTAGGGAGATTGAAGCTTCTGACATGACTGCTCTTGAGGCTGTCATAAGTTGTGATGAAGAGAGGTTGAAATTGGAGAAAGAAGCTGAAGCCTTGGCTGGGCAG GATGATGGAGGGGGTGAAGCTCTTGATCGCATTTATGAGCGTTTGGAAGCCATGGATGCATCTACTGCAGAGAAACGTGCTGCCGAAATCTTGTTTGGTCTTGGTTTCAACAAGAAGATGCAAGCAAAGAAAACACGTGATTTCTCTGGTGGCTGGAGAATGAGAATTGCGTTAGCACGGGCTCTATTCATGAATCCAACAGTTCTGTTGCTTGATGAACCCACCAATCATCTTG ATTTAGAAGCTTGTGTCTGGTTGGAGGAAACTTTGAAGAAATTCGATCGCATCCTGGTTGTGGTATCGCACTCTCAGGACTTCCTGAATGGTGTCTGCACAAATATTATTCACATGCAAAACAAGAAACTGAAGATCTACACTGGTAACTATGACCAGTATGTTCAAACTCGTTCAGAACTTGAAGAGAACCAGATGAAACAGTATAAGTGGGAGCAAGAGCAGATTGCTTCAATGAAGGAGTATATAGCTCGATTTGGTCATGGCTCTGCAAAACTAGCTCGGCAGGCACAGAGTAAAGAAAAAACTTTAGCCAAAATGGAACGCGGTGGTCTCACAGAAAAGGTGGTGAGAGACAAGATTTTGGTGTTTCGCTTCACTGATGTGGGAAAGCTGCCCCCACCAGTATTACAGTTTGTTGAGGTCACATTTGGCTATACTCCTGACAATCTCATCTACAAGAACCTGGATTTTGGGGTAGATCTGGACTCTAGAGTAGCATTAGTGGGACCCAATGGAGCTGGTAAGAGTACGTTGCTGAAGCTGATGACGGGGGATCTGATTCCTCTTGATGGCATGGTTAGGCGACATAACCACCTGAGAATTGCTCAGTTCCATCAGCACTTGGCCGAGAAACTTGATGTGGAACTGTCTGCTCTCCAGTTCATGATGAAGGAATATACAGGCAATGAGGAAGAGAAGATGAGAGCGGCTATTGGGAAGTTTGGGCTGACAGGTAAGGCTCAGGTGATGCCAATGAAGAATTTGTCTGATGGCCAAAGGAGCAGAGTGATATTTGCATGGTTGGCCTGGAGGCAGCCCCACATGCTGCTTCTGGATGAGCCAACCAACCATTTGGATATCGAGACAATCGACTCTCTTGCCGAGGCATTGAATGAGTGGGATGGGGGTCTGGTTCTGGTTAGCCATGATTTTAGGCTGATAAATCAGGTAGCCCAGGAGATATGGGTGTGTGAGAATCAGGCAGTGAGCCGATGGGAGGGTGATATTATGGGCTTTAAGGAACACCTGAGGAGCAAGGCTGGATTATCCGATTGA